A segment of the Streptomyces pactum genome:
GACTGCGCGCCGCCTGGGAGGACGACTTGGACGCCCCCGGGGTGCTTCGGCTCCTGCGCCGGGTGGAGACCGATCCGGACCTTCCGGACGGAGCCCGGTTCGAGACCTACGCCTACGCCGACCGGTTCCTCGGCCTGCACCTCGCCCGGGACATCGGAGCCCCGGCGTGATCGCGCGCCCGGGGGCGGGCCCGCTGCGCCGCCTGGTCGTCCTGCGGCACGCCAAGTCGGCCCGCCCCGACGGTGTCGCCGACCACGACCGCCCCCTCGCCGGGCGCGGTCGCCGCGACGCCCCCGCCGCCGGACGGGCCCTCGCGCAGGCCGACCGGCTGCCGGACCTCGCCCTGTGCTCCACCGCCGTACGTGCCCGGCAGACCTGGGAGCTGGCCTCGGCGCAGTGGGGCACCCCACCGCCGGTGCACTACGACCCGCGGCTGTACGCGGCCGGCGCACCGGACCTGCTGGAGGTGGTGCGCGAGGTGCCCGCCGAGATCGGGACGCTGCTCCTGGTGGGCCACAACCCGGGCCTGGAGGAGCTGGTCCTCGAGCTGGCCGGGGACGCGCTGGACGACACGCTGGACCGGGTCCGCGTGAAGTTCCCGACGTCGGCGGTCGCGGTACTCGCCTGGCACGGCACCGACTGGCGGGCCCTGGCCCCGCAAGCGGCCCTGCTGACCGCGATGACCGTGCCGAGGGGCGGGCGACGGTGAGCGCATAGGCTGGCCGGATGCAGGACGAGTACCGCACGGTCGCCCGCGCGGGTGTGCACGAAACCGAGATCAACCGCTCCCGCTTCCTGTGCGCCCTCGCGCCGGCCGCCACCGAGCAGGAGGCTCAGGCGTTCGTGGCGGCCGTACGCAAGGAGCACGCGGACGCCACCCACAACTGCTGGGCGTACGTCATCGGGGCCGACGCCGCCGTGCAGAAGGCCAGCGACGACGGCGAGCCCGGCGGCACCGCCGGTGTCCCGATGCTCCAGATGCTGCTGCGTCGCGACATGCGGTACGTCGTCGCCGTCGTCACCCGCTACTACGGCGGCGTCAAGCTCGGCGCCGGCGGACTCATCCGCGCCTACGGCGGCGCGGTCGGCGAGGCCCTGGACGACCTCGGCACGCTCACCCGCCGCCGGTTCCGCCTGGCCACGGTGACCGTCGACCACCACCGGGCGGGCCGGCTCCAGAACGACCTGCGCACGGCGGGACGCGCGGTACGCGACGTGCGGTACGCCGAGGCCGTCACCCTCGAGATCGGCCTGCCGGAGGCCGAGGTGGACACCTTCCGTGCCTGGCTCGCGGACGCCACCGCCGGGTCGGCCGGTTTCGAACTGGGCGGTGAGGCGTACGGGGACGCATAACAGTGCGGCAAAAGGGGCGTAACGCCCCTTAGGGGGCGGGCTCGAAGGGCGAAACGGGAGTAACCACCCGGGCTGTCGGACCCTGCCGTTAGTCTCGGGGATCATGCGACTGCTGCACACTTCCGACTGGCATCTCGGCCGGGCGTTCCACCGGGTGAACATGCTCGGCGCCCAGGCCGGATTCATCGGCCACCTCGTCGAGACCGTGCGCGAGCACGGCGTCGACGCCGTGGTCGTGTCGGGGGACGTGTACGACCGGGCGGTGCCGCCGCTCGCCGCCGTCGAGCTGTTCGACGACGCCCTGCACCGGCTCGCCGACCTCGGTGTGCCGACGGTGATGATCTCCGGGAACCACGACTCGGCCCGCCGCCTCGGTGTGGGCGCCGGACTCATCGACCGGGCCGGTATCCATCTGCGCACCGACCCGGCGGGATGCGGGTCCCCGGTCGTGCTGGAGGACGCGCACGGGGAGGTGGCCTTCTACGGGCTGCCGTACCTCGAACCCGCCCTGGTGAAGAGCGAGTTCGGGGTCGAGAAGGCAGGACACGAGACCGTGCTCGCCGCCGCCATGGACCGGGTCCGCACCGACCTCGCCAGGCGCGCGCGGGGAACGCGGTCCGTGGTCCTCGCGCACGCCTTCGTCACCGGCGGCGAGCAGAGCGACAGCGAACGGGACATCACCGTCGGCGGGGTGGCCGCCGTGCCCTCCGGTGTCTTCGACGGCGTCGACTACGTGGCGCTCGGGCACCTGCACGGCTGCCAGACCCTCACCGAGCGCGTCCGCTACTCCGGCTCCCCGCTGCCGTACTCCTTCTCGGAGCACCGCCACCGCAAGAGCATGTGGCTCGTCGACCTGGACGCCGAAGGCTCGGTCACCGCCGAGCGGGTCGACTGCCCGGTGCCTCGCGGCCTGGCCCGGCTGCGCGGCACCCTGGAGGAACTACTCGCCGACCCCGGGCTGACCCCGCACGAGGAGGCATGGGTCGAGGCGACCCTCACCGACCCGGTCCGCCCGGCCGACCCCATGGCCCGGCTCACCGGCCGCTTCCCGCACACGCTGAGCCTCCTCTTCGACCCCGAGCGGGCCCCGGACGACCCGGCCGTGTCCTACGCGCGGCGTCTCGCCGGGCGCAGCGACCAGCAGATCGCGGAGGACTTCGTGACGCACGTGCGCGGCGCCGGACCCGACGGCCACGAACAGCTCGTGCTGCGGGACGCCTTCGACGCGGTGCGCGCGGACGAGACCGTGCGGGAGGTGGCCCGGTGAGGCTGCACCAACTGGACGTCACCGCCTTCGGGCCCTTCGGCGGATCGCAGGGCGTCGACTTCGACGACCTGTCGGCCGCCGGACTCTTCCTGCTGCACGGCCCCACCGGCGCCGGCAAGACCTCCGTCCTCGACGCCGTCTGCTACGCCCTGTACGGCTCGGTGCCCGGCGCCCGCCAGAGCGGCCAGGGCATGGCCCTGCGCAGCGACCACGCCGCCGTCGGCACGCGCACCGAGGTGCGCCTCGAACTCACCGTCGCCGGACGGCGGCTGGAGGTCACCCGGCAGCCGCCCTGGGAGCGCCCGAAGCTGCGCGGCAAGGGCACGACCGTCGACAAGGCCCAGACCTGGCTGCGCGAGTACGACGCGGGTGCCGGGACCTGGAAGGACCTCAGCCGCTCCCACCAGGAGGTCGGCGAGGAGATCACGCACCTGCTCGGCATGAGCCGCGAGCAGTTCTGCCAGGTCGTGCTGTTGCCCCAGGGCGACTTCGCGCGCTTCCTGCGCGCCGACGCGGAGGCGCGCGGTAAGCTCCTCGGCCGGCTCTTCGACACCCGGCGCTTCGCCGAGGTCGAGAAACGCCTCGCCGAGCGGCGCCGCACCACGGAGGCGCGGGTGCGCGAGGGGGACGCCACGCTGCTGGCCGACGCCCACCGGATGCAGCAGGCCGCCGGCGACGCCATGGAACCGCCGGAGCTGGCGCCGGGCGAGCCGGGACTCGCCGAAGCCGTCCTCACCGCCGCCGCCGTCGCCCGCAGCACCGCCCGCGAGCTGCTGGCCGTCGCCGACTGCCGGCTCACCGCCGCCGAGTCCGCCCAGGCCGCCGCCGAACGCGACTTGGCCGCCGCACGGGAACTGGACCGGCTGCAACGCAGGTTCGGCGAGGCACGGGAGCGGGCGGCGCGGCTGGCGGAGCGGGCCGACGCCCACCGCACCGCGCAGGCCCGCATGGAGCGCGCCCGCAAGGCCGAAGGCGTGGCCCCCGCACTGGAGTTGCGGGACGCCGCCGACGCCGAACACCGGCGGGCCGCGGCCGCGGAGGAACGCGCGCGTGCCCCGCTGTCCCAGGACCTCGCGGACGCCGGTGCGGCGGGGCTCGCCGCCGCCGCCCGCCGGGCCGCCGAGGAACTGGGCGGGCTCGACTCGGCCCGCCGGGCCGAACGGCGCCTCGCCGAGCTGGTCGGTGAGCGGACCCGGCTCGACCGGCAGGAACGCGTCGACGAGGACGTCCTGCACGAGGCGGAGAGCTGGCTCGCCGACTGGGAGACCACCCGCACCGCACTGCAGGCCCACGTCGACTCCGCGCAGGAAGCGGCGACCCGCGCCGAACAGCTCGCCGTGCAGCGCGACCCGGCACAGCGGCGGCTGAACGCGGCCCGGCAACGGGACCAGTACGCCGCCGACACGGAGGAC
Coding sequences within it:
- a CDS encoding SixA phosphatase family protein is translated as MIARPGAGPLRRLVVLRHAKSARPDGVADHDRPLAGRGRRDAPAAGRALAQADRLPDLALCSTAVRARQTWELASAQWGTPPPVHYDPRLYAAGAPDLLEVVREVPAEIGTLLLVGHNPGLEELVLELAGDALDDTLDRVRVKFPTSAVAVLAWHGTDWRALAPQAALLTAMTVPRGGRR
- a CDS encoding YigZ family protein: MQDEYRTVARAGVHETEINRSRFLCALAPAATEQEAQAFVAAVRKEHADATHNCWAYVIGADAAVQKASDDGEPGGTAGVPMLQMLLRRDMRYVVAVVTRYYGGVKLGAGGLIRAYGGAVGEALDDLGTLTRRRFRLATVTVDHHRAGRLQNDLRTAGRAVRDVRYAEAVTLEIGLPEAEVDTFRAWLADATAGSAGFELGGEAYGDA
- a CDS encoding exonuclease SbcCD subunit D, with amino-acid sequence MRLLHTSDWHLGRAFHRVNMLGAQAGFIGHLVETVREHGVDAVVVSGDVYDRAVPPLAAVELFDDALHRLADLGVPTVMISGNHDSARRLGVGAGLIDRAGIHLRTDPAGCGSPVVLEDAHGEVAFYGLPYLEPALVKSEFGVEKAGHETVLAAAMDRVRTDLARRARGTRSVVLAHAFVTGGEQSDSERDITVGGVAAVPSGVFDGVDYVALGHLHGCQTLTERVRYSGSPLPYSFSEHRHRKSMWLVDLDAEGSVTAERVDCPVPRGLARLRGTLEELLADPGLTPHEEAWVEATLTDPVRPADPMARLTGRFPHTLSLLFDPERAPDDPAVSYARRLAGRSDQQIAEDFVTHVRGAGPDGHEQLVLRDAFDAVRADETVREVAR